One segment of Niabella beijingensis DNA contains the following:
- a CDS encoding M1 family metallopeptidase: MKKIPFLTTVFIVLWATAAAQQLYMPRNIRKAVKNGTRTTTGMPGAGYWQNRGVYVIDAAVNVAEKSVSGKEKITYYNNSPDTLKSVIIRFVNNIHKPEAPRAGQVPRDFLTTGLNIRQFIVNGTSYSVNSDGWGTANRVALNTPLLPRSQTEFEIEWSYPLSKLSGREGQIDPNTFFCAYFYPRISVYDDYNGWDVLPHTDGGEFYNDFNDYTVSVKVPTNYIVWATGTLENAKEVLQPAAFKRFRESLTSNRVVHIATTKDMEQGAVTNSSEWNEWKFSARNVSDFTFATSNHFVWDGGSVALADNKEVKRVSVQAAYKDTAADFKNYVEWTKSCIQWYADNLPGIAYPYPTMTAVQGFADMEYPMMVNDASVSDQMDSRLTVDHEVAHTYFPFYMGINETRYAFMDEGWATALEYLIGIAENGKSTADSAFKNFRIKNWIRNPATEMDQPLITMSSQLSGAGYGRNSYGKAALSYLALRDLLGQSLFKKALHGYMNTWNGKHPTPWDYFYCINAVSKKELTWFWENWFFSNNYIDLKVKEASSGNNNTTVTLENVGGFAVPFDVIVQPEEGKEKIYHYTPEIWQRKEKTVTFTVPSSGRIKSVRIDGGIFMDATPEDNIYSL, encoded by the coding sequence GTGAAAAAAATACCCTTCTTAACAACCGTCTTTATCGTGTTGTGGGCTACCGCAGCAGCCCAGCAACTGTACATGCCCCGTAACATCCGGAAGGCAGTAAAAAACGGAACCCGCACCACTACGGGCATGCCCGGGGCCGGATACTGGCAGAACCGGGGGGTGTATGTCATCGACGCCGCAGTAAATGTTGCTGAAAAATCAGTCTCCGGAAAAGAAAAGATCACGTACTATAATAACAGTCCGGACACGCTCAAATCGGTGATCATCCGTTTTGTGAACAATATACACAAACCGGAAGCGCCAAGAGCAGGACAGGTTCCCCGGGATTTCTTAACAACAGGTCTGAACATCCGGCAGTTTATAGTAAACGGGACTTCATATTCCGTTAACAGCGATGGCTGGGGCACGGCCAATCGTGTAGCGCTCAACACACCCCTGCTGCCCCGGTCTCAAACGGAATTTGAGATCGAGTGGAGCTATCCGCTGTCAAAGCTGAGCGGACGGGAAGGGCAGATCGATCCCAATACTTTTTTCTGCGCCTATTTTTATCCGCGGATATCGGTATATGATGATTATAACGGATGGGATGTACTGCCGCATACCGACGGCGGCGAGTTTTACAACGATTTCAACGACTATACCGTTTCTGTAAAAGTACCCACCAATTACATTGTCTGGGCCACGGGTACGCTGGAAAACGCAAAAGAGGTATTACAGCCCGCAGCATTCAAACGGTTCCGCGAGTCACTGACCAGCAACCGCGTGGTACATATCGCTACCACAAAAGATATGGAACAGGGTGCGGTAACCAATTCCAGTGAATGGAATGAATGGAAATTCAGTGCACGGAATGTTTCCGATTTTACATTTGCCACCAGCAATCATTTTGTATGGGATGGAGGCAGTGTGGCACTTGCCGATAATAAAGAAGTAAAACGCGTAAGTGTACAGGCCGCATATAAAGATACCGCCGCTGATTTTAAGAATTATGTAGAGTGGACCAAATCCTGCATCCAGTGGTATGCTGATAACCTGCCGGGGATTGCCTATCCCTATCCGACCATGACAGCCGTTCAGGGATTTGCAGATATGGAATATCCCATGATGGTAAATGATGCTTCGGTAAGCGATCAGATGGACTCCCGGCTTACCGTGGATCATGAAGTAGCCCATACCTATTTTCCTTTTTACATGGGCATCAACGAAACACGTTATGCGTTTATGGATGAAGGCTGGGCTACAGCACTGGAGTACCTGATCGGCATCGCGGAAAACGGTAAATCTACAGCAGACAGTGCATTTAAAAACTTCCGGATAAAAAACTGGATCCGGAATCCTGCAACGGAAATGGATCAGCCGCTCATTACTATGTCCTCGCAATTGTCCGGGGCGGGATATGGAAGGAACTCCTATGGTAAAGCCGCCCTTTCTTATCTTGCCTTAAGGGATCTCCTGGGACAAAGCCTGTTCAAAAAAGCATTGCACGGCTACATGAATACCTGGAACGGAAAACACCCCACACCCTGGGATTATTTTTATTGCATCAATGCCGTATCCAAAAAAGAACTGACCTGGTTCTGGGAAAACTGGTTCTTCAGTAATAATTATATCGACCTGAAAGTGAAAGAAGCCTCGTCCGGCAATAACAATACCACGGTCACACTGGAAAATGTGGGCGGATTTGCAGTGCCCTTTGACGTGATCGTTCAGCCCGAAGAGGGGAAAGAAAAAATATACCATTATACGCCCGAGATCTGGCAACGGAAAGAAAAGACCGTGACTTTTACGGTGCCCAGCAGTGGCAGGATAAAAAGCGTGAGAATTGACGGGGGCATTTTCATGGATGCCACCCCGGAGGATAATATTTATTCGTTATGA
- the hemE gene encoding uroporphyrinogen decarboxylase, translated as MMQQEIKNDLILRTLRGEAVERTPVWMMRQAGRYLPEYIRLRERYSFFERCQNPELACEITLQPVDIVGVDAAILFSDILVVPQAMGMEVQLVEKLGPFLPQPVKAEEDLQRISVPDVNDKLSYVFEAIRLIKKELNGRVPLIGFAGAPWTLLCYMVQGKGSKTFDEAKAFCYQQPATAHALLQMITDTTIAYLKGQVAAGADVLQLFDSWGGLLGKNDFEVFSLRYIRQIVEALKTEVPVIVFAKGAWGSLAEMAQTGAAGLGIDWCIEPQTARNIAGKYVTLQGNFDPAKLLGPVPQIEKETKEMLRAFGKDRHIANLGHGILPNVPVDHARAFVDTVKAYRFSNS; from the coding sequence ATGATGCAACAGGAAATAAAAAACGACTTGATTTTAAGAACGCTTCGCGGAGAAGCAGTGGAGCGGACACCGGTATGGATGATGCGGCAGGCGGGAAGGTACCTGCCGGAATACATCCGGTTGCGGGAGCGCTATTCGTTTTTTGAGCGATGCCAGAACCCGGAACTGGCCTGTGAAATAACCCTGCAGCCGGTAGATATTGTAGGTGTGGATGCTGCTATTCTTTTTTCTGATATTCTTGTGGTGCCACAGGCTATGGGAATGGAAGTACAGCTGGTAGAAAAACTGGGCCCTTTTTTACCCCAGCCTGTAAAGGCAGAAGAAGATCTGCAACGGATCAGCGTTCCGGATGTGAATGATAAACTGAGCTATGTTTTTGAAGCCATCAGGCTGATCAAAAAAGAACTGAACGGACGTGTTCCGCTGATCGGGTTCGCAGGCGCGCCGTGGACCCTGCTCTGCTATATGGTTCAGGGAAAGGGCAGCAAAACATTTGATGAAGCAAAGGCCTTTTGTTACCAGCAACCGGCAACAGCGCATGCCCTGCTGCAAATGATCACGGATACAACAATCGCCTATCTGAAAGGACAGGTGGCTGCCGGGGCGGATGTGTTGCAGTTGTTTGACAGCTGGGGCGGCCTGCTGGGTAAAAATGATTTTGAGGTATTTTCGCTCCGGTACATACGGCAGATCGTGGAAGCCTTAAAAACGGAGGTCCCGGTGATCGTTTTTGCCAAAGGCGCCTGGGGATCACTGGCGGAAATGGCACAAACCGGCGCTGCCGGTCTGGGAATTGATTGGTGTATTGAACCGCAGACAGCCCGCAACATCGCCGGAAAATATGTTACTTTGCAGGGCAATTTCGACCCGGCAAAACTCCTTGGTCCGGTTCCGCAGATCGAAAAGGAAACAAAGGAAATGCTCCGGGCCTTCGGAAAAGACCGGCATATCGCCAATCTGGGACATGGGATACTGCCCAATGTTCCGGTAGATCATGCCAGGGCTTTTGTGGATACGGTGAAAGCATATAGATTTTCTAACAGCTAA
- a CDS encoding uroporphyrinogen-III synthase: MNNKPLHILSTKQLDSRLLQLAGDGVELDCIPFIKTRTVSAAALAAAIDQVPLTDAAVIFTSAHAVTAVAAALTADPVWKIYCIETATLKKVRELFPRSEIIASAPTGAALVKRIIKKRPGHLFFFCGNLRLETIPDALRQNSISCNELVVYTTTLTPVRINRMYDGILFYSPSGVESFFSLNTITEGTTAVSIGPSTTTALKKYTSAIVEAATPDIGQMIRLVAAGDNWLR, from the coding sequence ATGAACAATAAGCCGCTCCATATCCTGAGTACAAAACAACTGGACAGCCGGCTGTTGCAACTGGCAGGCGACGGGGTAGAACTTGATTGCATTCCGTTTATTAAAACCCGCACCGTATCCGCCGCAGCACTTGCTGCAGCAATAGACCAGGTGCCGCTTACAGACGCGGCGGTGATTTTTACAAGCGCCCATGCAGTAACTGCAGTGGCGGCCGCGTTAACGGCGGATCCGGTATGGAAGATATACTGCATAGAAACCGCTACGCTGAAAAAGGTGCGGGAGCTGTTCCCCCGCTCAGAGATCATTGCATCCGCACCAACCGGCGCAGCACTGGTAAAGCGGATCATCAAAAAAAGACCGGGACACCTGTTCTTTTTTTGTGGAAACCTGCGCCTGGAGACCATTCCGGATGCATTGCGGCAGAACAGCATCTCCTGTAATGAGCTCGTCGTCTACACCACCACCCTTACACCGGTTCGGATAAACCGTATGTATGACGGGATCCTGTTCTATAGTCCCAGTGGTGTTGAAAGTTTTTTTTCGCTGAATACGATAACAGAAGGCACAACGGCGGTTTCCATCGGACCATCGACCACAACGGCCTTAAAAAAATATACCTCAGCTATTGTGGAAGCCGCAACACCGGATATCGGACAAATGATCCGTCTGGTTGCGGCCGGCGATAACTGGTTACGTTGA
- a CDS encoding hydroxymethylbilane synthase yields MIRIGTRDSQLAVWQATQVKDLLEKLGTPATLELIRSEGDLDLVTPLYAMGVQGVFTRALDSALLNNKIDVAVHSMKDVPVQLPEGIVEAAVLERASYNDILVLNPNWKAPDQSVDPEALRSPISDLNAQFSILNSQTLTIATSSVRRKAQWLNRFPQHIIENIRGNVNTRLRKLSESNWFGAIFAAAGLERIGLRPANSITLDWMLPAPAQGAIMITARGNDRAVLQACARINHAGTAYCVKAEREFLSALMGGCSTPISSLAVLQEDHLYFKGSVVALDGSEKTEVAAIYPLNGTEAPGRLAAEALLEKGGKAIIAKMNHEQ; encoded by the coding sequence ATGATCCGTATTGGTACCAGAGACAGTCAGTTGGCCGTTTGGCAGGCCACTCAGGTAAAAGATCTCTTAGAAAAGTTAGGCACTCCGGCCACGCTGGAGCTGATCAGAAGTGAAGGGGATCTCGACCTTGTGACGCCATTATATGCAATGGGCGTGCAGGGTGTGTTTACACGGGCACTGGATAGTGCACTGCTCAATAATAAAATTGATGTGGCGGTGCACAGCATGAAAGACGTGCCGGTACAGCTCCCTGAAGGAATTGTGGAAGCCGCTGTTCTGGAGCGCGCCTCTTATAATGATATCCTGGTATTGAATCCCAACTGGAAAGCACCGGATCAGAGCGTCGATCCGGAAGCACTCCGATCTCCGATCTCCGATCTCAACGCTCAATTCTCAATTCTCAATTCTCAAACCCTGACCATCGCCACCAGCAGTGTTCGGCGCAAGGCGCAATGGCTGAACCGGTTCCCGCAGCATATCATTGAAAATATCCGTGGTAATGTAAATACCCGGTTGCGTAAGCTTTCCGAAAGCAATTGGTTCGGTGCCATATTTGCTGCGGCCGGACTGGAGCGGATCGGTTTACGGCCGGCGAACAGCATTACACTCGACTGGATGCTGCCGGCACCTGCACAGGGTGCCATTATGATAACAGCCCGCGGGAACGACAGGGCTGTGTTACAGGCATGCGCCCGTATCAATCATGCAGGCACTGCTTATTGTGTAAAAGCGGAGCGGGAATTCCTGAGCGCTTTGATGGGTGGATGTTCTACGCCGATCAGCAGCCTGGCAGTGCTGCAGGAGGATCACCTGTATTTTAAAGGCAGTGTTGTTGCCCTGGATGGTTCAGAAAAAACAGAGGTAGCAGCGATATATCCGCTTAACGGAACAGAAGCACCGGGAAGACTGGCGGCGGAAGCATTGCTCGAAAAAGGAGGAAAGGCGATCATCGCGAAAATGAATCATGAACAATAA
- the hemA gene encoding glutamyl-tRNA reductase: protein MSLEEFHISKQVLDRFCIAGINYHKADAATRGLFSITNETFVKLGESAKAAGLKSVFVVSTCNRTEIYGFAESVMQLVELLVQHTNGDKAAFYECGYFKNGEEALQHLFNVAAGLDSQILGDYEILGQLKRAVETARNEQLIGPVMDRMLNFAFQASKRIKTETNLSDGTVSVSFAAIELLQNIKEIERKKVLIIGAGKFGVNVCKNLNTYLPQTPVTIMNRTDEVARQTATAHNIGFIPYSDKTAAIKNADIVIVCTNANEPTVMPEHVAAGGPQLFLDLSVPVNVHPAIRQKEQITVIDVDEISNTILDKTLAKRKAEVPKAQAIIAHFRIEFLNWLRDHHYSLHLKTWKNKLREIDLMQTSVCEFYKDKELISETERVMRAQKAVKQLAVNLKVRHDKGCQFISSINDYLQIP from the coding sequence ATGTCGTTAGAAGAGTTCCATATTTCAAAGCAGGTTTTAGATCGTTTTTGTATTGCCGGTATTAACTATCATAAAGCCGATGCCGCAACCAGAGGGCTGTTTTCCATTACCAACGAAACGTTTGTTAAACTGGGAGAAAGCGCAAAGGCTGCAGGACTGAAGAGTGTATTTGTGGTGTCGACCTGTAACCGCACGGAAATTTACGGATTTGCGGAGTCGGTGATGCAACTGGTGGAGCTGCTGGTGCAACATACAAATGGTGATAAGGCTGCGTTTTATGAGTGTGGTTATTTTAAGAACGGGGAAGAGGCGCTGCAACATTTGTTCAATGTGGCCGCCGGACTTGATTCACAGATCCTTGGGGATTATGAAATCCTCGGGCAGCTGAAAAGGGCTGTTGAAACAGCACGCAACGAACAACTGATCGGACCGGTAATGGACCGTATGCTGAATTTTGCTTTTCAGGCCTCTAAAAGGATCAAAACGGAAACCAACCTGAGCGACGGAACCGTTTCTGTATCCTTTGCCGCAATTGAGCTGCTGCAGAATATTAAAGAGATCGAACGCAAGAAAGTGCTGATCATCGGTGCCGGAAAATTTGGAGTGAACGTCTGCAAAAATCTCAATACCTATTTGCCGCAGACACCGGTCACCATAATGAACCGTACCGATGAAGTGGCCCGGCAAACGGCAACAGCCCACAATATCGGCTTTATCCCCTATTCTGATAAAACCGCCGCTATCAAAAATGCGGATATTGTAATTGTATGCACCAATGCCAATGAGCCAACGGTAATGCCGGAGCATGTTGCGGCCGGCGGTCCACAATTATTCCTGGACCTTTCCGTGCCCGTGAATGTGCACCCGGCCATCCGGCAAAAAGAGCAGATCACTGTGATCGATGTGGATGAGATCTCCAATACCATACTGGATAAAACCCTGGCGAAACGTAAGGCCGAAGTGCCCAAGGCCCAGGCCATCATTGCACACTTCCGGATAGAATTTCTGAACTGGCTGAGAGACCACCACTATTCATTGCACCTGAAAACCTGGAAAAACAAATTACGCGAAATTGATTTAATGCAGACCTCCGTTTGCGAGTTTTATAAGGATAAGGAATTGATCAGCGAAACAGAGCGCGTGATGCGTGCTCAGAAAGCGGTAAAGCAGCTGGCGGTAAACCTAAAGGTCAGGCACGACAAAGGATGCCAGTTCATCAGCAGCATCAATGATTATCTGCAAATTCCCTAA
- the hemH gene encoding ferrochelatase, producing the protein MRKTGIILMNLGSPDSTEVKDVKKYLDEFLMDKRVIDKPWLLRFLLIKGIIVPFRAPKSAEAYKTIWWKEGSPLIVLSKQLQEAVQQKTALPVELSMRYGSPTPEAAYTALLQRMPDVEEVVLVPLYPHYAMSSFETAVEHMKEAHRKNNYSFTLKVVPPFYKHPSYINALAESMRPYLQEDFDQLLFSYHGIPERHILKSDPTKKHCMQVENCCFKSSPSHPTCYRHQVTITSELVAKKLGLKKEQWQQSYQSRLGRDPWLLPNTQVRLPQLPGEQVKKLVVVCPSFVSDCLETLEEIEMRGKEDFLENGGEQYTYIPCMNTSALWVDTLLQLIDETIRQPA; encoded by the coding sequence ATGCGTAAAACAGGAATAATTTTAATGAACCTGGGTTCACCGGATTCAACAGAAGTAAAGGATGTTAAGAAATACCTGGACGAGTTCCTGATGGACAAGCGGGTGATCGATAAACCATGGCTGCTGCGTTTTCTGCTGATAAAAGGGATCATTGTGCCCTTTCGTGCACCCAAATCCGCAGAGGCCTATAAAACGATCTGGTGGAAAGAGGGATCACCGCTTATCGTACTTTCAAAACAATTACAGGAAGCTGTTCAGCAAAAAACCGCGCTGCCTGTTGAATTGTCCATGCGTTACGGAAGTCCCACACCGGAAGCCGCCTATACAGCGCTTCTTCAGCGTATGCCGGATGTGGAAGAAGTGGTACTGGTGCCCTTATACCCGCATTATGCAATGAGCAGTTTTGAAACTGCGGTAGAACATATGAAGGAGGCGCACCGGAAAAATAATTATTCCTTTACATTAAAAGTGGTGCCTCCTTTTTATAAGCACCCTTCCTATATCAATGCGCTTGCGGAAAGTATGCGTCCTTACCTGCAGGAAGATTTTGACCAGCTGCTGTTCAGTTATCACGGCATTCCCGAACGTCATATTCTGAAAAGCGATCCTACCAAAAAGCACTGTATGCAGGTAGAAAACTGTTGTTTTAAATCAAGCCCATCGCATCCCACCTGTTACCGGCACCAGGTAACCATTACCAGCGAGCTGGTAGCAAAAAAGCTGGGACTTAAAAAAGAGCAGTGGCAGCAAAGCTATCAAAGCCGCCTGGGGCGCGATCCCTGGCTGTTGCCCAATACACAGGTACGACTGCCGCAGCTGCCCGGAGAGCAGGTAAAAAAACTGGTAGTGGTCTGTCCTTCTTTTGTAAGCGATTGCCTTGAAACGCTGGAAGAGATCGAAATGCGCGGTAAAGAAGATTTTCTGGAGAACGGCGGTGAGCAATACACATATATCCCCTGCATGAATACAAGCGCGCTTTGGGTAGACACTTTATTGCAGCTGATTGATGAGACCATCCGGCAGCCGGCTTAA
- a CDS encoding ATP-binding protein yields the protein MQKRNYNYFLLIFFAFLLVVSTIFTQTLTDKATQALQKGNIEAVETFKTSNEMQHLVNFSFTLQSRFSQLAAVPDNALDVLGDSLTLFGYNANVLNDAIAHKAPIANLKYLMDAVNTQLNISYAIIDARQHQNTRLMETLTDSLRKSKPGDDVYRYGVLVEKFLESQLQQTLVTNSTHASQLSSYNRILSVAAIIAVLIFTTVIVVRQWQQLVLIKELRLAREAAVKSRNAKDEFLANMSHELRTPLNSLIGFGNLLSDTPLNDTQKDYINTIISNGYNLLHIVNDVLDFSSIEAGKLRIKRIPFNLAELFEDLKRMFSAIITEKKLTYQWEIDPQVPQMLKGDPERLRQVLVNLVNNAIKFTAQGGIRLQVRLLPPDNEETHKLIFNVIDTGEGIPKEKINLIFERFEQLEHMTTRQHGGTGLGLSIVKSLVESMGGTVAVNSEPGQGSTFTFTGIFEKVAEIPAIADKQSDKPAADFSGYTALVVEDNAANRVLIKHLLKKYHLAIELAENGLEALERIQAKHYDLILMDIQMPHMNGYKAISIIREELHINTPAIAMTAYVMENEIKRCFAAGFNDYISKPIEEADIIGKILKWMPVPAEDRKEEAEGHPADSLDFFKELLGGDEAVMQELLTEIGKQWEEDQTALRTAAAAGDAAGVARILHRTRSTFSAFGPNHPIQELLKDCRITGTAENMIHTCEQLIRQIGEKWNFIIISG from the coding sequence ATGCAAAAAAGAAACTATAACTATTTTTTGCTTATTTTCTTTGCCTTTCTGCTGGTTGTCAGCACCATTTTTACGCAAACACTTACTGATAAAGCGACCCAGGCGTTGCAAAAAGGTAATATAGAAGCAGTAGAAACATTCAAGACCAGTAATGAGATGCAGCACCTGGTCAACTTCTCTTTTACCCTTCAGTCCCGGTTCAGTCAGCTGGCAGCCGTTCCCGATAATGCACTGGATGTGCTGGGAGATTCACTTACCCTGTTTGGATATAATGCCAACGTGCTGAATGATGCCATCGCTCACAAGGCCCCCATCGCCAACCTGAAGTACCTGATGGATGCGGTGAACACCCAGCTGAATATTTCCTATGCCATCATTGATGCCCGGCAGCATCAAAACACCCGGCTGATGGAGACCCTGACCGACTCCCTGCGAAAATCCAAACCAGGTGATGATGTATATCGCTATGGCGTCCTGGTAGAAAAGTTCCTGGAGAGCCAGCTGCAGCAGACACTGGTAACCAATTCCACACATGCCAGTCAGCTTTCCTCCTATAACCGTATCCTGTCTGTAGCCGCCATCATTGCGGTGCTGATCTTTACCACGGTCATTGTGGTGCGGCAGTGGCAGCAACTGGTGCTTATAAAGGAACTGCGGCTGGCCCGCGAAGCTGCGGTTAAAAGCAGGAACGCAAAGGATGAGTTCCTCGCCAATATGAGCCATGAGTTGCGGACACCGTTGAACTCACTTATCGGGTTCGGCAACCTGTTATCAGACACTCCCTTAAACGATACACAGAAGGACTACATCAATACCATTATTTCGAATGGATACAACCTGCTGCACATTGTAAATGACGTACTGGATTTCTCTTCTATTGAAGCCGGAAAGCTGCGGATCAAGCGTATTCCCTTTAACCTTGCGGAGCTTTTTGAAGATCTGAAACGGATGTTTTCCGCGATCATAACTGAAAAAAAACTTACCTACCAGTGGGAGATCGACCCGCAGGTGCCGCAAATGCTGAAAGGCGATCCGGAGCGGCTGCGCCAGGTGCTGGTGAACCTGGTCAACAATGCCATTAAATTTACCGCCCAGGGCGGGATCCGGCTTCAGGTAAGGTTATTGCCTCCGGACAATGAAGAGACCCATAAGCTTATCTTTAATGTTATAGATACCGGAGAGGGAATTCCAAAGGAAAAGATCAATCTGATTTTTGAGCGGTTCGAACAGCTGGAGCATATGACCACCCGTCAGCATGGAGGCACCGGGCTGGGATTGAGCATTGTAAAGAGCCTGGTGGAAAGCATGGGCGGAACGGTTGCTGTAAACAGCGAACCCGGCCAGGGATCAACGTTTACATTTACCGGTATTTTTGAAAAGGTGGCGGAAATTCCGGCGATCGCCGATAAACAATCGGATAAGCCGGCAGCGGATTTTTCGGGATATACCGCATTGGTGGTAGAAGACAATGCTGCAAACCGGGTGCTGATAAAACACCTGCTGAAAAAATACCATCTTGCCATTGAACTGGCGGAAAATGGACTGGAGGCCCTGGAACGCATACAGGCAAAACATTATGATTTGATATTGATGGATATACAGATGCCGCATATGAACGGGTACAAAGCGATCTCGATCATACGGGAGGAACTGCACATCAATACACCGGCCATAGCCATGACGGCCTACGTTATGGAAAACGAGATCAAGCGCTGTTTTGCTGCCGGGTTTAATGATTATATCTCAAAACCGATAGAAGAAGCAGATATCATCGGAAAGATTTTAAAATGGATGCCCGTACCGGCAGAAGACCGGAAAGAAGAAGCGGAGGGACATCCGGCAGACAGCCTGGATTTTTTCAAGGAACTGCTGGGAGGTGATGAAGCGGTAATGCAGGAATTACTTACAGAGATCGGGAAACAATGGGAAGAAGATCAAACCGCACTGCGGACGGCCGCTGCGGCCGGCGATGCCGCCGGTGTGGCAAGGATCCTGCATCGTACCAGGTCTACATTTTCAGCGTTCGGGCCCAACCATCCCATCCAGGAATTGTTAAAGGATTGCCGGATAACAGGTACTGCTGAAAATATGATCCATACCTGTGAACAACTCATCCGGCAGATCGGGGAAAAATGGAACTTTATAATTATATCCGGTTAA
- a CDS encoding CopD family protein, which produces MAYLYLKAVHIIFVVTWFAGLFYMPRLFIYNVEANRLPSSEQEVLHRQFTKMMKPLWYGITWPSAVITLLMGVSVLIKGDWYLQLFKPEGFWLLLKLVLVLLLYAYHFSLHRIFKQQMAGIYKYTSDQLRMWNEVATVFLVAIVMLVVVKKEISVIWGLVGMILLIFILMMAIRIYKRIRNRKQ; this is translated from the coding sequence TTGGCTTACTTATATTTAAAAGCAGTTCACATCATTTTTGTTGTCACCTGGTTTGCCGGTCTGTTTTATATGCCGCGGCTTTTTATCTATAATGTGGAGGCAAACCGGTTGCCGTCATCCGAACAGGAAGTGCTGCACCGGCAGTTCACCAAAATGATGAAACCACTGTGGTATGGCATTACCTGGCCTTCTGCTGTTATTACATTGCTCATGGGTGTTTCTGTGCTGATAAAAGGAGACTGGTACCTGCAGCTCTTTAAACCCGAAGGGTTCTGGCTTTTATTGAAGCTGGTGCTCGTTCTGCTCCTGTACGCTTATCATTTTTCACTGCACCGCATTTTTAAACAACAGATGGCGGGCATTTATAAATATACTTCCGATCAGCTGCGTATGTGGAACGAGGTGGCCACGGTGTTTCTTGTTGCCATTGTGATGCTGGTGGTGGTAAAAAAAGAGATCAGCGTGATCTGGGGCCTTGTAGGAATGATCCTGCTGATCTTTATCCTTATGATGGCCATCCGGATTTACAAGCGGATCAGGAACAGAAAGCAATGA
- a CDS encoding cytochrome C oxidase subunit IV family protein: MSQHYDPTKDISPSAAYPEVSFAHHTDDATFKQRVKKTTLILTVLTIAELVLGFTIYALHKGEPSHALLLFIKGVVCILTLGKAYYIVSVFMHLGDEIRNFIMTIVIPLLLFIWFIIAFLADGHSYKNMRNKYDPYFKESTTPSGHPVIPTDVHKYNSQKGQRQ; this comes from the coding sequence ATGTCACAACATTACGATCCAACAAAAGATATATCACCTTCTGCAGCCTACCCTGAAGTAAGTTTTGCACATCATACCGATGATGCGACCTTTAAACAGCGGGTTAAGAAGACCACACTGATCCTTACGGTTTTAACCATTGCGGAGCTGGTGCTGGGCTTCACTATTTATGCCCTGCATAAAGGAGAACCAAGCCATGCGCTGCTGCTTTTTATAAAAGGGGTGGTTTGTATCCTGACCCTTGGTAAAGCCTATTATATTGTTTCCGTGTTTATGCACCTCGGCGATGAGATACGGAATTTTATCATGACCATTGTAATTCCCTTGTTGTTATTTATCTGGTTCATTATTGCCTTCCTGGCAGACGGACATTCCTATAAGAACATGAGGAACAAATATGATCCTTATTTTAAAGAATCCACCACGCCGTCCGGTCACCCGGTTATCCCGACTGACGTGCATAAGTACAACAGCCAGAAAGGACAACGGCAATAG